The proteins below are encoded in one region of Lytechinus pictus isolate F3 Inbred chromosome 11, Lp3.0, whole genome shotgun sequence:
- the LOC129271403 gene encoding uncharacterized protein LOC129271403, whose translation MEDAFYGHRRRMDDAVKPIAIIDPMTVHDVQCTNFEQGCQTEQTEQLKESTRPISSGVEVGCQTERHRSSSSRRRSEDSSSSRRKLITASIRHNPDAKDFFCSDCRTYVCYFCIINHHVEHNTINARDQEVTQDEEITKLVTKANKTKDWMISFGKFIEERKASTAEITQKSIAMVDEDYREKMQILEQERKSRIKFYQQREQAINEMLEGRKTDNDAQICIVDTVLDSVQKAKGVRLSGGKLTAHEMCCKQFEEMLKNCKIGESEECKVQKDTAVPRFKRKSIRGITELDLVESDDPWILMHDVPLIKDGMKTMATMQDGRIAIGFRKAGVAICNSDGHQQMTNLHGVTIQDMAVMTESRFAILDKKNHLSIYMLLKLKLEKMDVKPFRTLNKEKGGDGTVAVNGYDHVFIGYTKAMKIQEFAPEGGKALRELECTDHLPIQLFHLKVDKLLVVKGRADFILTLDMTEETGQPKKSLRKDGDMCAYPAVCLDQTLIVAWVSNRENYVTIDRYTRELTHIETLISEHKLPKQEANYNFPDHLQQFLSGEMAFCSQDRLYIFAQNTLAT comes from the coding sequence ATGGAGGATGCTTTTTATGGACATCGCAGAAGGATGGATGATGCGGTAAAACCCATTGCCATTATTGATCCAATGACTGTGCATGATGTACAGTGTACCAACTTTGAGCAAGGGTGTCAAACAGAACAGACTGAGCAGTTGAAAGAGAGCACCAGGCCAATCAGCAGCGGCGTTGAAGTGGGATGTCAGACAGAAAGACATCGTAGCTCTTCATCTCGGCGGAGATCTGAAGATAGCTCTTCTAGCAGGCGGAAGCTGATTACTGCAAGCATCAGGCACAATCCTGATGCCAAGGATTTCTTTTGCAGTGACTGCAGGACCTACGTCTGTTACTTCTGCATCATCAATCACCATGTGGAACACAATACGATCAATGCCCGTGATCAGGAGGTCACCCAGGATGAAGAGATCACCAAGTTGGTGACCAAAGCAAACAAAACGAAAGACTGGATGATATCTTTTGGGAAGTTCATCGAAGAGCGAAAAGCATCAACAGCGGAAATAACCCAAAAGTCTATTGCGATGGTCGATGAGGACTATAGGGAAAAGATGCAAATTTTAGAACAGGAAAGGAAATCCCGTATCAAGTTTTATCAGCAGAGAGAACAAGCGATCAATGAAATGCTGGAGGGTAGAAAGACTGACAACGATGCTCAGATCTGTATTGTAGATACAGTGCTAGATTCTGTACAGAAAGCCAAAGGTGTCCGGTTATCTGGAGGTAAACTAACGGCTCACGAAATGTGCTGCAAACAATTTGAGGAAATGCTTAAAAACTGTAAGATAGGCGAGTCCGAAGAATGTAAGGTGCAGAAAGACACGGCAGTACCgcgatttaaaagaaaatctatTAGGGGCATAACAGAATTGGACCTTGTTGAAAGCGATGATCCGTGGATTCTCATGCACGATGTACCCCTGATAAAGGACGGGATGAAAACCATGGCGACCATGCAAGATGGTCGGATTGCTATAGGTTTTCGAAAAGCAGGGGTGGCCATTTGTAACAGCGATGGCCACCAGCAGATGACAAACCTCCATGGTGTCACAATCCAGGACATGGCTGTCATGACCGAAAGTCGTTTTGCCATACTGGACAAAAAGAACCACCTGTCCATATACATGCTCTTGAAGTTGAAACTTGAGAAAATGGACGTGAAGCCGTTCAGGACACTAAACAAAGAGAAAGGAGGGGATGGCACGGTGGCTGTGAATGGTTACGATCACGTATTCATCGGGTACACCAAGGCAATGAAGATCCAGGAATTCGCACCTGAAGGTGGAAAGGCTCTGCGTGAACTGGAATGCACCGATCATCTCCCAATCCAGCTTTTCCATCTCAAAGTGGACAAGCTGCTGGTGGTCAAAGGAAGGGCTGACTTCATCCTGACCCTTGACATGACTGAAGAAACCGGCCAACCGAAGAAATCCCTCAGGAAGGATGGGGACATGTGCGCCTACCCCGCAGTGTGTCTTGACCAAACACTCATCGTTGCCTGGGTGAGCAATAGAGAAAATTACGTCACGATTGATCGTTACACGCGTGAACTGACACACATTGAGACACTCATCTCGGAGCACAAATTACCGAAGCAGGAGGCTAACTACAATTTCCCTGACCACCTGCAGCAGTTCTTGTCTGGGGAGATGGCATTCTGCTCTCAAGACCGACTCTATATTTTTGCACAGAACACCCTAGCGACGTGA